Below is a window of Deltaproteobacteria bacterium DNA.
CGACCCTGGGCGCGCGCTTCGGCCACCGCGAGGTGGTGCAGCTGCACTGGGGCGGCGGCACCCCCACCTTCCTCGAAGCCGCGCAGCTCGCGCACCTGCACGCCGCGTTCGCGCGCGCGTTCCGGATCGCGCCCGACGCCGAGCAGTCGATCGAGATCCACCCGCCGGTCACGACCTTCGAGCAGCTCGAGGTGCTGCGCAGCTGCGGCTTCAACCGGGTGAGCATGGGCGTGCAAGACTTCGACGCGCGCGTGCAGCTCGCCGTGAACCGCATCCAGCCCTTCACGCAGACGCAGGCGCTCATCGATCGTGCGCGGCAGCTTGGATTCAAGAGCGTGAACGTCGACTTGATGTACGGCCTGCCGCACCAGAGCGTGGAGAGCTTCGGCGTCACGCTCGATCGCATCGGTGAGCTGCGGCCGGATCGCATCGCGCTCTTCGGCTACGCGCACCTGCCGCAGCTCAAGCCGCACCAGAAGCTGATCCCCGCAGATGCGCTGCCCGTGCCGTCGCGGCGGCTGGCGATCTTCGAATCGGCGGTGGAGCGGCTCTTCGCGCTCGGCTACCGGCACATCGGGCTCGATCACTTCGCGCTGCCCAGCGACGACCTCCCGATCGCCCAGGAAGCCGGCACGCTGCGCCGCGACTTCATGGGCTACACCACCTGCGCGGAGAGCGAGCTCCTCGCGTTCGGTGCGTC
It encodes the following:
- the hemN gene encoding oxygen-independent coproporphyrinogen III oxidase, yielding MTTSSTHAPPELLARYGGAVPRYTSYPTAPSWRPLAPSETEAVLARAQRDEGPLSLYAHLPFCKKLCFYCGCNMMVTRSSSLVDSYLAAIEQEIATLGARFGHREVVQLHWGGGTPTFLEAAQLAHLHAAFARAFRIAPDAEQSIEIHPPVTTFEQLEVLRSCGFNRVSMGVQDFDARVQLAVNRIQPFTQTQALIDRARQLGFKSVNVDLMYGLPHQSVESFGVTLDRIGELRPDRIALFGYAHLPQLKPHQKLIPADALPVPSRRLAIFESAVERLFALGYRHIGLDHFALPSDDLPIAQEAGTLRRDFMGYTTCAESELLAFGASAISDLGGAYLQNAKEVKGYIDAISAGRGAVDRGALLSRDDLQRRAIIQALFCQRELDTQRLGGKLGVRFDDAFTPELARLATLAQDGLVELAPGRIRVTALGQVFLRNIAAVFDAYLRAPEGGRTAMSKAI